From Heteronotia binoei isolate CCM8104 ecotype False Entrance Well chromosome 3, APGP_CSIRO_Hbin_v1, whole genome shotgun sequence, a single genomic window includes:
- the KLHL15 gene encoding kelch-like protein 15: protein MAGDVEGFSSSIHDTSVSAGFRTLYEEGLLLDVTLVIEDHQFQAHKALLATQSDYFRIMFTADMRERDQDKIHLKGLTATGFSHVLQFMYYGTIELSMTTVHEILQAAMYVQLIEVVKFCCSFLLAKICLENCAEIMRLLDDFGVNIEGVREKLDSFLLENFVPLMARPDFLSYLSFEKLMTYLDNDHLSRFPEIELYEAVQAWLRHDRRRWRHTDTIIQNIRFCLMTPSSVFEKVKTSEFYRYSRQLRHEVEQAMNYFHCVHQQPLMEMKSNRIRSAKPQTAVFRGMIGHSMVNSKILLLHKPRVWWELEGPQVPLRPDCLAIVNNFVFLLGGEELGPDGEFHASSKVFRYDPRQNSWLRMADMSVPRSEFAVGVIGRYIYAVAGRTRDETFYSTERYDITEDKWEFVDPYPVNKYGHEGTVLGNKLYITGGITSSSTSKQVCVFDPSKEGTVEQRTRRTQVVTNCWENKCKMNYARCFHKMISYNGKLYVFGGVCVILRASFESQGCPSTEVYDPDVDQWTILASMPIGRSGHGVAVLDKQIMVLGGLCYNGHYSDSILTFDPEDNKWKEDEYPRMPCKLDGLQVCSLHFPEYVLEHIRRCS from the exons ATGGCAGGGGACGTGGAAGGATTTAGTTCCTCCATCCATGATACCAGCGTCTCTGCTGGGTTCAGAACACTGTATGAGGAGGGATTGCTTCTTGACGTCACTCTTGTTATTGAGGATCATCAGTTCCAGGCTCATAAAGCATTGCTTGCCACTCAAAGTGATTACTTCCGAATTATGTTCACGGCTGATATGAGAGAGCGGGATCAGGACAAAATCCACTTGAAAGGCCTAACAGCCACAGGCTTCAGCCATGTACTCCAGTTTATGTACTATGGAACCATTGAACTGAGCATGACCACCGTTCATGAGATCCTGCAGGCTGCCATGTATGTCCAGCTTATTGAGGTGGTGAAGTTCTGCTGCTCATTTCTTTTAGCAAAAATCTGCTTGGAAAACTGTGCAGAAATTATGAGGCTTTTAGATGACTTTGGTGTAAACATCGAGGGAGTCAGAGAAAAGCTGGACTCCTTTTTGTTAGAGAATTTTGTGCCACTCATGGCCAGACCTGATTTCTTGTCCTATCTGAGCTTTGAAAAGCTAATGACATACTTGGATAATGATCATCTGAGCAGGTTCCCAGAGATAGAACTCTACGAGGCTGTTCAGGCTTGGTTGCGGCATGATAGAAGACGCTGGAGGCATACCGACACCATCATTCAGAACATCAGGTTTTGTTTGATGACACCATCCAGTGTTTTTGAAAAG GTGAAAACATCGGAATTTTATCGTTATTCCCGGCAGTTGCGGCATGAGGTGGAACAAGCTATGAATTACTTCCATTGTGTTCACCAGCAGCCTTTGATGGAAATGAAATCAAATCGCATTCGTTCTGCCAAACCCCAAACTGCAGTATTTAGAGGAATGATAGGGCACAGCATGGTAAATAGTAAAATCCTACTTCTGCACAAACCAAGGGTCTGGTGGGAGCTGGAAGGCCCACAAGTTCCTTTACGTCCAGACTGTCTTGCCATTGTTAATAACTTTGTATTTTTATTGGGTGGGGAAGAGCTGGGTCCAGATGGTGAATTTCATGCTTCTTCCAAAGTGTTCAGATATGATCCAAGACAAAACTCCTGGTTGAGAATGGCAGATATGTCTGTACCACGCTCAGAATTTGCTGTTGGAGTTATTGGCAGGTACATTTATGCTGTGGCTGGAAGGACAAGAGATGAGACGTTTTATTCCACAGAGAGATATGATATCACAGAAGATAAATGGGAATTTGTGGATCCCTATCCAGTCAATAAATATGGACATGAAGGAACTGTTCTTGGGAACAAGCTGTACATCACAGGTGGAATAACATCCTCTTCCACATCTAAGCAGGTGTGTGTGTTTGATCCCAGTAAAGAAGGGACTGTGGAACAACGAACAAGGAGGACTCAAGTGGTCACTAACTGCTGGGAAAACAAATGCAAAATGAATTATGCAAGATGTTTTCACAAGATGATTTCTTATAATGGCAAACTTTATGTTTTTGGAGGTGTCTGTGTAATCCTTAGAGCCTCTTTTGAGTCTCAGGGATGTCCGTCCACAGAGGTTTATGACCCAGATGTTGATCAGTGGACTATTTTGGCTTCTATGCCAATTGGTAGAAGTGGCCATGGTGTAGCTGTGTTGGACAAACAGATAATGGTTCTTGGAGGCCTTTGTTACAATGGTCACTACAGTGATTCAATTCTCACTTTTGATCCAGAAGATAATAAATGGAAAGAAGATGAATATCCAAGAATGCCCTGCAAACTAGATGGTTTACAAGTCTGTAGTCTACATTTTCCTGAATATGTGTTGGAACACATTAGACGCTGCAGCTAA